Proteins encoded within one genomic window of Pristiophorus japonicus isolate sPriJap1 chromosome 11, sPriJap1.hap1, whole genome shotgun sequence:
- the LOC139275548 gene encoding NXPE family member 3-like: MAEQPIFRAFFTLLVLATLLMLILNLGNIQYDKHPISGSESKRRRYPPPTFYPAMRQKVEPRKTPWTHKLVRCGYQNQSFTPEERSEGTILMKMIEWPKPPKPAVSFLKSSDPSHVHFVIVNSGKTFYVGDQLQVMLRMNDFEGHPKQYGGDYLQGRIHTPALKAGSAGTVVDNQNGFYYINFNLSWSGKVKVSVSLVHPSEGIQALERLREEQPDRVYFKSTFKSGGTSETTVCNLCLPQTKPLCNFTDPRTGEPWFCYKPQKLPCSARINHAKGGYEKGLLIGEEGHYFQSKVNIKKRILPSGKSYITVEPSPRAAAVLGKCGRGQPLVSPSGFYYKNQWMSTSCNIRRFDTPARITDCLRRKVVHLFGDSTLRQWFEYFTQFIPGLKKFDLGNPINIGPHLAVDSENHIMVEFRPHGPPIRFSTVSSQDLHYISNELDEIKGGKNTVIAITLWSHFSTLLVEVYIRRLQNIRRSILQLLSRSPDTLVVMKTANVQALPHDFSLYNSDWYAYQLDLVLRKMFTGINVAFVDAWEMTIAHYLPHALHPQSVIIKNEIDVFLSYVCPSEK, from the exons ATGGCTGAACAACCCATATTCCGGGCCTTTTTCACGTTGCTGGTTCTGGCGACACTGCTGATGCTGATTCTAAACTTGGGTAATATACAG TATGATAAACATCCAATTTCTGGATCAGAGTCCAAAAGGAGGAGATATCCACCTCCAACGTTTTATCCCGCAATGAGGCAGAAAGTGGAACCAAGGAAGACCCCTTGGACACACAAATTGGTGCGATGTGGCTACCAGAATCAAAGCTTCACCCCTGAAGAAAGGTCAGAGGGGACAATCCTTATGAAAATGATTGAATGGCCAAAACCACCCAAGCCTGCTGTGTCCTTTCTGAAAAGCAGCGACCCATCACATGTTCACTTTGTTATTGTAAATTCTGGAAAGACTTTCTATGTTGGAGATCAGTTACAAGTGATGCTGCGTATGAATGATTTTGAAGGACACCCAAAGCAATATGGGGGTGACTATCTCCAAGGCCGAATCCACACCCCAGCTTTAAAAGCCGGCTCAGCAGGAACAGTTGTAGATAATCAAAATGGATTTTACTATATAAATTTTAATTTATCTTGGTCAGGGAAAGTCAAAGTGTCTGTTTCCTTGGTTCATCCCAGTGAAGGAATCCAAGCACTTGAAAGGCTACGTGAGGAACAGCCAGATAGAGTGTATTTTAAAAGTACCTTCAAATCAGGGGGTACTTCAGAGACCACTGTGTGCAATCTGTGTTTGCCTCAAACTAAACCGCTCTGTAACTTTACTGATCCCAGGACTGGGGAGCCCTGGTTCTGTTACAAACCACAGAAGCTCCCCTGCTCTGCTCGTATCAACCATGCTAAAGGAGGATATGAGAAAGGACTCTTAATTGGAGAAGAAGGCCATTATTTCCAAAG TAAAGTTAACATCAAGAAACGCATATTACCCAGCGGCAAAAGTTATATAACCGTAGAGCCTTCACCTCGGGCAG CCGCAGTTCTGGGAAAATGTGGCCGTGGACAGCCTTTGGTATCACCATCTGGCTTTTATtataagaaccagtggatgtcaacgTCCTGCAATATTCGCCGCTTTGACACTCCTGCAAGAATTACAGACTGTCTTCGTAGAAAAGTAGTTCATCTATTTGGAGATTCCACTCTACGTCAGTGGTTTGAATATTTCACTCAATTTATTCCAG GTCTCAAAAAGTTTGATCTTGGAAATCCTATAAACATTGGTCCTCACCTTGCTGTGGACTCAGAAAACCACATCATGGTGGAATTTCGTCCTCATGGTCCACCAATCCGATTCAGCACTGTTTCGAGCCAGGATCTGCACTACATTTCAAATGAACTGGATGAAATTAAGGGAGGAAAAAACACAGTTATAGCCATTACCTTATGGTCCCACTTCAGCACTTTACTAGTGGAAGTGTATATCCGAAGGCTACAGAATATCCGGAGGTCAATTCTACAGTTGCTAAGCAGGAGtccggatacattggttgtaatgaaGACTGCCAATGTCCAAGCCCTTCCACATGATTTCAGTCTCTACAACAGTGACTGGTACGCCTATCAGCTTGATTTAGTGCTGAGAAAGATGTTCACAGGCATCAATGTGGCATTTGTGGACGCATGGGAAATGACGATAGCACATTACCTGCCACATGCGCTGCATCCCCAGAGTGTCATTATAAAGAATGAAATAGATGTGTTTCTTTCATATGTGTGCCCCTCTGAAAAGTGA